The following are encoded in a window of Streptomyces sp. 11x1 genomic DNA:
- a CDS encoding ABC transporter permease, with protein sequence MKGLVSDLRLALLLTRGSDRREWWRTALTGAGAALATGFGLAAGALASLAGHHRLGLAAGLMDNPGERAGVITTLLLLLVPVLGFLGQCARVGAVHRDRRLAGLRLAGASAGQVRRIAALETGVACLAGSLVATLAFVVFLVSRWHSPGPVTWLVIVLVALGVPASGALVSVLALRRVVASPLGWVRRVRPGSGRGPMWVFLGAIGVLVLAALLAVAGTTRNMPDQKAGQAPLTLCGALLAVGAGAVLLSGAVSRVTGRLLASRTGNPAVLIAAERLRDDPWAAARTHAAVLLGVVVGSGYLGVRQALLAHIEGPAQLAGRDDFYLAGLNFTAAAIVVGFAITLFGLAVGTAESLATRRRGLAAQVAAGVPYEVLRRALLLETALPLAPSILVAGLGGTAIAVTYATYVGGALSIPYGAPLVPLAVYGACLLAAATTLPLLHRTIRPTELRYV encoded by the coding sequence GGCGGGAGTGGTGGCGGACGGCCCTCACGGGGGCGGGGGCGGCGCTCGCGACGGGCTTCGGCCTGGCGGCGGGAGCGCTCGCCTCCCTGGCCGGTCACCATCGGTTGGGCCTGGCCGCCGGGCTGATGGACAACCCCGGTGAACGCGCCGGGGTGATCACCACCCTGCTGCTCCTGCTGGTGCCGGTCCTCGGGTTCCTCGGTCAGTGCGCCCGCGTGGGGGCCGTCCACCGGGACCGGCGGCTCGCCGGGCTGCGGCTGGCCGGCGCCTCGGCGGGCCAGGTGCGGCGGATCGCGGCGCTGGAGACGGGGGTGGCCTGTCTGGCGGGTTCGCTGGTCGCGACCCTCGCCTTCGTGGTGTTCCTGGTGAGCCGGTGGCACAGCCCCGGCCCGGTGACGTGGCTCGTGATCGTGCTGGTGGCGCTCGGCGTGCCCGCGTCCGGCGCTCTCGTGAGTGTGCTGGCGCTGCGCCGGGTCGTGGCCTCGCCGCTGGGCTGGGTACGACGGGTGCGGCCGGGCTCCGGCCGGGGGCCGATGTGGGTGTTCCTGGGTGCGATCGGAGTGCTGGTGCTCGCGGCCCTCCTCGCCGTCGCCGGCACCACCCGGAACATGCCCGACCAGAAGGCCGGGCAGGCCCCGCTGACACTGTGCGGCGCGCTGCTCGCGGTGGGCGCGGGCGCGGTGCTGCTGTCCGGCGCCGTCTCCAGGGTCACCGGCCGGCTGCTCGCCTCGCGCACCGGGAACCCGGCGGTACTGATCGCCGCCGAGCGGCTGCGCGACGACCCCTGGGCGGCGGCCCGCACCCATGCGGCCGTCCTCCTGGGGGTCGTGGTCGGCAGCGGGTACCTCGGCGTACGGCAGGCGCTGCTCGCGCACATCGAGGGACCGGCCCAGCTGGCCGGGAGGGACGACTTCTACCTCGCCGGTCTGAACTTCACCGCCGCAGCCATCGTCGTCGGCTTCGCCATCACCCTCTTCGGTCTGGCCGTCGGCACCGCCGAGTCCCTCGCCACCCGCCGCCGGGGCCTGGCCGCGCAGGTCGCCGCCGGGGTGCCGTACGAGGTGCTGCGCCGGGCCCTGCTGCTGGAGACGGCCCTGCCCCTGGCGCCGTCGATACTGGTCGCCGGCCTGGGCGGCACGGCGATCGCCGTCACGTACGCCACCTACGTGGGCGGTGCCCTGTCCATCCCCTACGGCGCACCCCTGGTCCCTCTCGCGGTGTACGGCGCCTGTCTGCTCGCCGCGGCCACCACCCTGCCTCTGCTCCACCGCACGATCCGGCCGACGGAACTGCGGTACGTGTAA